A window from Malassezia japonica chromosome 1, complete sequence encodes these proteins:
- the VMA1 gene encoding H(+)-transporting two-sector ATPase (EggNog:ENOG503Q3J7; BUSCO:EOG09261225; COG:C) yields the protein MAGALSNAKRDTRKIRDEEKESQFGAVYGVSGPVIVAENMIGASMYELVRVGHEELVGEIIRIDKDRATIQVYEETSGVCVGDPVLRTGKPLSVELGPGLMENIYDGIQRPLEAIQDKSQSIYIPRGINTPALDREKKWQFTPGKFKQGDHISGGDIFGAVFENPLVKEHKVMLPPRALGTITFIAEKGEYTVEDVILETEFNGKKQEHTLMHSWPVRAPRPVTEKLQADTPLLTGQRVLDSLFPCIQGGTTAIPGAFGCGKTVISQALSKFSNSDIITYVGCGERGNEMAEVLQEFPELTLERDGEEQPIMRRTTLVANTSNMPVAAREASIYTGITLSEYFRDQGYNVAMMADSTSRWAEALREISGRLAEMPADSGYPAYLGGKLASFYERAGKVVALGSPERNGSVSIVGAVSPPGGDFSDPVTTATLGIVGAFWGLDKKLAQRKHFPSVNWDVSYSRYAKTLEPFYEKNSPGFPALRASARGLLQKDSDLAEIVQLVGKSALGENDKVTLEVARIIKDDYLQQNGISAYDQFCPFYKTNGMLKNMIDYNDKAQAAINNNPEMTWSRIREHTSDIFYRLTQQKFEDPKDGEKAILEKFDQLSNDMAESFRSLSD from the coding sequence ATGGCGGGCGCACTGAGCAACGCGAAGCGGGACACCCGTAAGATCCGTGATGAGGAGAAGGAGAGCCAGTTTGGCGCCGTGTACGGCGTGTCTGGCCCCGTAATCGTCGCTGAGAACATGATCGGTGCGAGCATGTACGAGCTGGTGCGTGTCGGCcacgaggagctcgtcggcgagatTATCCGTATCGACAAGGACCGCGCCACGATCCAGGTGTACGAGGAGACGAGCGGTGtgtgcgtcggcgaccccgtgctgcgcaccggcaaGCCGCTGAGTGTGGAGCTCGGTCCGGGGCTGATGGAGAACATTTACGACGGTATCCAGCGCCCGCTCGAGGCCATCCAGGATAAGAGCCAGAGTATCTATATCCCGCGCGGTATCAACACCCCGGCTTTGGACCGCGAGAAGAAGTGGCAGTTCACCCCCGGCAAGTTCAAGCAGGGCGACCACATCTCGGGCGGCGACATCTTTGGTGCGGTGTTTGAGAACCCCCTCGTGAAGGAGCACAAGGTCATGCTGCCTCCTCGCGCCCTCGGTACGATTACTTTTATTGCCGAGAAGGGCGAGTACACTGTCGAGGACGTCATCCTCGAGACCGAGTTCAACGGCAAGAAGCAGGAGCACACGCTCATGCACTCGTGgccggtgcgtgcgccgcgcccggtCACCGAGAAGCTGCAGGCGGATACGCCGCTGCTGACCGGCCAGCGTGTCCTCGACTCGCTCTTCCCGTGTATCCAGGGCGGTACGACGGCCATTCCGGGCGCGTTCGGCTGCGGTAAGACGGTGATTTCGCAGGCGCTCTCCAAGTTCTCCAACTCGGACATTATCACCTACGTTGGCTGTGGTGAGCGCGGCAACGAGATGGCCGAGGTCCTGCAAGAGTTCCCCGagctcacgctcgagcgcgacggcgaggagcagcccattatgcgccgcacgacgctGGTGGCCAATACCTCGAACATGCCCGTTGCGGCGCGTGAGGCGTCGATCTACACCGGTATCACCCTCTCGGAGTACTTCCGTGACCAGGGCTACAACGTCGCCATGATGGCTgactcgacctcgcgctgggccgaggcgctgcgtgagatTAGCGGTCGTCTCGCCGAGATGCCCGCCGACTCGGGCTACCCCGCGTACCTCGGTGGTAAGCTCGCCTCGTTCTACGAGCGTGCGGGCAAGGTCGTTGCCCTCGGCTCGCCCGAGCGCAACGGCTCCGTGTcgatcgtcggcgcggtgtCGCCGCCGGGTGGTGACTTTTCGGACCCGGTcacgaccgcgacgctgGGTATTGTCGGTGCCTTTTGGGGTCTCGACAagaagctcgcgcagcgcaagcactTCCCGTCGGTGAACTGGGACGTGTCCTACTCGCGCTACGCCAAGACCCTCGAGCCGTTCTACGAGAAGAACTCGCCGGGCTTccctgcgctgcgcgcctctGCGCGTGGTCTCCTGCAAAAGGACTCGGACCTGGCCGAGATTGTGCAGCTGGTCGGCAAGAGTGCCCTGGGCGAGAACGACAAGGTGACgctcgaggtcgcgcgcatCATCAAGGACGACTACCTGCAGCAGAACGGTATTTCGGCCTACGACCAGTTCTGCCCCTTTTACAAGACGAACGGTATGCTGAAGAATATGATCGACTACAACGACAAGGCACAAGCCGCGATCAACAACAACCCCGAGATGACCTGGTCGCGCATCCGCGAGCACACCTCGGATATCTTTTACCGCCTCACGCAGCAGAAGTTTGAGGACCCCAAGGACGGCGAGAAGGCGATCCTCGAGAAGTTCGATCAGCTGTCGAACGACATGGCCGAGTCGTTCCGCAGCCTCTCGGACTAA
- a CDS encoding uncharacterized protein (EggNog:ENOG503NZGT; COG:A): MKKRSLADALAAWKAEAEAGEAEKGEDARPSSSDDEDYMSDSLLQQLEQGDAPRQMTYAEKRAQTLKEHEERQRREMEEANERRAKRQRGPLAGEQEARELGMAVNVIDRVAAAEDDDEAPKAGSGSSAALRMMLAMGYQPGTALGGDTEHRAPITPDQRWLSKANDAGPKRLGIGHADLSRRIAQAAADVRDAPADPESQADAFRRGKMQDAAQKHTEWLLRKARQILRELDEEAGVEYSPLWLDPSSLPVGHAYYQKSFLRENERGTEDALTLLEFALLEGGEGEGEDQGHGDEHKDPEQGGAPQQEQAQEQNAGQDQEAHDDHDAYAGHGQSGGLGFAKAKAGRPAGIGFQRGADTDVSAGLGMANAGAEAPFGLDSPTEARASAGLGLANADTDAPVGLGFQKASKTLGLDAEQASSPDPRTSLPPPASRRLDAERFCSLPASLRFDLTHTQLRGVYAYCVHCGHRYATYDELVQECPGESEDAHG; this comes from the exons ATGAAGAAGCggtcgctcgccgacgcgctcgcggcgtggaaggccgaggcggaggcgGGGGAGGCGGAGAAGGGGGAGgacgcgcggccgtcgtcgtcggacgATGAGGACTACATGTCAGACTCGCTcttgcagcagctcgagcagggcgacgcgccgcggcaaaTGACCTATGCCGAGAAACGGGCGCAAACACTCAAAGagcacgaggagcgccagcggcgcgagaTGGAGGAGGCaaacgagcggcgcgccaagcgGCAGCGTGGGCCGCTCGCGGGTGAGCAGGAGGCACGCGAGCTCGGGATGGCCGTCAACGTCATtgaccgcgtcgccgccgccgaggacgacgacgaggcgccgaaaGCGGGCAGCGgaagcagcgcggcgctgcgcatgaTGCTTGCCATGGGATACCAGCCGGGCACGGCGCTGGGGGGGGATActgagcaccgcgcgccgaTCACGCCCGACCAGCGGTGGCTTAGCAAGGCGAACGATGCAGGGCCGAAGCGGCTCGGTATTGGACACGCCGACctctcgcggcgcatcgcccaGGCGGCagccgacgtgcgcgacgcgccggccgacccCGAGTCGCAGGCCGACGCGTTCCGCAGGGGGAAGATGCAGGATGCGGCACAGAAGCATACCGAGTGGCTGCTACGAAAAGCGCGCCAGATCCTACgggagctcgacgaggaggcgggcgtcgag TACAGTCCACTGTGGCTCGATCCGTCGTCGCTGCCTGTGGGCCATGCGTACTACCAAAAGTCGTTTTTGCGCGAAAACGAGCGCGGGACGGAGGATGCGCTGACCTTGCTCGAGTTTGCCTTGCTAGAGGGAGGAGAGGGTGAAGGAGAAGACCAAGGGCATGGGGACGAGCACAAGGATCCAGAGCAAGGGGGCGCACCACAGCAAGAACAGGCCCAAGAGCAAAACGCAGGGCAGGACCAAGAGGCACACGACGACCACGACGCGTATGCCGGCCATGGCCAAAGCGGTGGCCTCGGCTTTGCCAAAGCCAAGGCTGGTAGGCCGGCGGGCATTGGCTTTCAACGGGGCGCCGATACTGACGTGTcggccggcctcggcatggccaacgccggtgccgaggcgccttTTGGCCTTGATTCCCCAACAGAGGCCCGTGCATCTGcgggcctcggccttgccAATGCCGACACGGATGCGCCTGTGGGCCTCGGCTTCCAAAAGGCATCGAAAACACTGGGACTGGACGCTGAGCAAGCGTCTTCTCCCGACCCACGCACCTCCCTTCCTCCCCctgcctcgcgccgcctcgatgcgGAGCGCTTCTGCTCGCTCCCCGCCTCGCTGCGTTTCGACCTGACGCATACGCAGCTGCGTGGCGTCTACGCCTACTGCGTGCACTGTGGCCACCGCTATGCCACCtacgacgagctcgtccaAGAGTGCCCCGGCGAGAGCGAAGACGCGCATGGATAG
- the MIC60 gene encoding MICOS complex subunit mic60 (COG:M; EggNog:ENOG503Q3JX; TransMembrane:1 (i42-61o)), which translates to MHTPRMRASAAHRLARGYSTAIPPPGKTPVPQPRRRGFFGRAVFYTVFGTALFYGASVPVAQRNAEYKRLFEERVYFGKEVLDFFEKHHDLDDIRKEFDSLHLDDTVARAASQVRTGFTHLSDKIMQNERVQHTREEVEKHAADLQAKIQHQIDELKAKAGDEGHVLEKQVQDLRANSSQWLEQAAELAEKSVQQVRSRATDLVQDVKERLPEDVRNVIPLAEKKVGEPLYEDLPVGFEAPEGYAAPRRDRKLEATKDAKARLRSDPQAPKLPQLAPSLNKLVGSEPIVSQLAGTIDELAAFVRDTPAGQVASGVLESAQADLQQLVKRLDQIKETDAKKLEKQLAKQAKEYEAEITKAAKQATGDLDKRDKDWQKKLDKIQSEQTALFKGRLAKELETQSAIINERLREEVMAQGVELQRKWSREIKAKVEQERAGRLARLDELATELHRLEAVSLDNAKTLDDNIGLHTLSAALRKLRTAIDGAEETGEEAHAYVRRTFSKELDTLRRTPKAQDNELIQAALAAVDQTGAPQDGVESVPTLHEWFAARLAPRLRSVALLPEQGAGVLSYLTSMALSPLLFSRKGLIEGQDVASTVARAEWYLEHKDLDRATRELNQLHGWAKILAGDWLEAARKRLEVDQAIGLVEKESEFNSMLKT; encoded by the coding sequence ATGCACACGCCCCGCAtgcgtgcgagcgccgcgcaccgtctCGCCCGGGGATACTCGACTGCGATTCCCCCGCCCGGCAAGACGCCTGtgccgcagccgcgccgccgcggcttCTTTGGCCGCGCGGTCTTCTACACGGTCTTTGGCACTGCGCTCTTCtacggcgcctcggtgccggtcgcgcagcgcaacgcCGAGTACAAGCGCCTGTTTGAGGAGCGCGTGTACTTCGGCAAGGAGGTGCTCGACTTCTTCGAGAAGCAccacgacctcgacgacaTCCGCAAGGAATTCGACTCGCTCCACCTCGACGACACGGTCGCCCGTGCCGCGAGCCaggtgcgcaccggctTCACGCACCTCTCCGACAAGATTATGCAGaacgagcgcgtgcagcacaCGCGCGAAGAGGTCGAgaagcacgccgccgacctcCAGGCCAAGATCCAGCACCAGATCGACGAGCTgaaggccaaggccggcgacgaggggCACGTCCTCGAAAAGCAGGTGCAGGACCTGCGCGCGAACTCCTCGCAGtggctcgagcaggccgctgAGCTCGCGGAAAAGAGCGTGCAGCAGGtacgctcgcgcgccacggACCTTGTCCAGGACGTCAAGGAGCGCCTCCCggaggacgtgcgcaaCGTCATTCCCCTCGCCGAGAAGAAGGTGGGTGAGCCGCTGTACGAGGACCTCCCGGTGGGCttcgaggcgcccgagggCTACGCGGccccgcgccgcgaccgcaagctcgaggcgaccaaggacgccaaggcgcgcctgcgctcggacccgcaggcgcccaagctgccgcagctcgccccGTCGCTCAACAAGCTCGTCGGCTCGGAGCCGATCGTGTCGCAGCTCGCGGGCACCattgacgagctcgcggcgtttgtgcgcgacacgccggCCGGCCAGGTGGCTTcgggcgtgctcgagtcggcgcaggccgacctgcagcagctcgtcaagcgcctcgaccagaTCAAGGAGACCGACGCCAAGAAGCTCGagaagcagctcgccaagcaggCGAAGGAGTACGAGGCCGAGATCACCAAGGCCGCCAAGCAGGCGACCGGCGACCTCGACAAGCGCGACAAGGACTGGCAGAAGAAGCTCGACAAGATCCAGTCCGAGCAGACGGCGCTCTTCAAGGGCCgcctcgccaaggagctcgagacgcagTCGGCGATCATCAACGAGCGCCTCCGCGAGGAGGTCATGGCCCAGGGTGTCGAGCTCCAGCGCAAGTGGTCGCGTGAGATCAaggccaaggtcgagcaggagcgcgccggccgcctggcgcgcctcgacgagctcgccaccgagctgcaccgcctcgaggccgtgtCGCTCGACAACGCCAAGACGCTCGATGACAACATCGGCCTGCACACGCTCTcggctgcgctgcgcaagctgcgcaccgccatcgacggcgcggaGGAGAcgggcgaggaggcgcaCGCGTACGTGCGCCGTACCTTTagcaaggagctcgacacgctccgccgcacgcccaaggcgcaggACAATGAGCTGATCCAGgcagcgctcgcggccgtcgaccagacgggcgcgccgcaggacggcgtcgagagcgtgccgacgctccACGAGTGGTTCGCGGCACGCCTCGcaccgcgcctgcgctccgtcgcgctgctcccGGAGCAGGGCGCGGGCGTGCTCTCGTACCTCACCTCGATGGCCCTCTCGCCGCtgctcttttcgcgcaAGGGGCTCATCGAGGGCCAGGACGTGGCCAGCaccgtggcgcgcgccgagtggTACCTCGAGCACAAGGACCTCGaccgcgccacgcgcgaGCTCAACCAGCTCCACGGCTGGGCGAAAATCCTGGCCGGCGACtggctcgaggcggcgcgcaagcgcctcgaggtcgaccaGGCGATCGGCTTGGTCGAGAAGGAGTCCGAGTTTAACTCGATGCTCAAGACATAG
- the RPT1 gene encoding 26S proteasome regulatory subunit 7 (COG:O; EggNog:ENOG503NVNZ), protein MPPKQDWEKYTKPDAETKEEDKIVPLDEGDIQLLRTYGQGPYTGALKTIDSEIKEVEKRVNEKMGVKESDTGLAPPDLWDIAADKQRMSEEQPLQVARCTKIIKADEEHAEAEQNDTGIGALDNVLGALGGMGAMPGSRSAEGKDKYVINVKQIAKFVVALGERVAPTDIEEGMRVGVDRNKYQIQIPLPPKIDPTVTMMQVEEKPDVTYSDVGGCKEQIEKLREVVETPLLSPERFVKLGIDPPKGVLLFGPPGTGKTLCARAVANRTDATFIRVIGSELVQKYVGEGARMVRELFELARTKKACIIFFDEIDAVGGMRFDDGAGGDNEVQRTMLELINQLDGFDARGNIKVLMATNRPDTLDPALLRPGRLDRRVEFGLPDNEGRAHILRIHARSMSVERNIRFDLIARLCPNTTGAELRSVATEAGMFAIRAHRKVATEKDFLTAVEKVVRQGSKFSSTSLYAQYN, encoded by the exons ATGCCGCCCAAGCAGGACTGGGAGAAGTATACAAAGCCCGACGCGGAAACGAAGGAGGAGGATAAGATCGTGCCGCTGGATGAGGGAGATATTCAGCTCTTGCGCACCTACGGCCAGGGGCCGTACACGGGCGCGCTCAAGACGATCGACTCGGAGATCAAAGAGGTGGAAAAGCGCGTGAACGAAAAGATGGGCGTCAAGGAGAGCGATACAGGTCTCGCGCCCCCGGACCTGTGGGATATCGCTGCGGATAAGCAGCGCATGAGCGAGGAGCAGCCGCTCCAGGTCGCACGGTGCACCAAGATCAtcaaggccgacgaggagcacgccgaggccgaaCAGAACGACACGggcatcggcgcgctcgacaatgtgctcggtgcgctgggGGGTATGGGCGCGATGCcgggctcgcgctcggcagagGGCAAGGACAAGTACGTGATCAACGTCAAGCAGATCGCCAAGTTTGTCGTggccctcggcgagcgcgtcgcgccgaccgacaTTGAAGAGGGGATGCGTGTGGG TGTCGACCGCAACAAGTACCAGATCCAGATCCCGCTCCCGCCCAAGATCGACCCGACGGTGACCATGATGCAGGTCGAGGAGAAGCCGGACGTGACGTACAGCGACGTCGGTGGATGCAAGGAGCAGATCGagaagctgcgcgaggtcgtcgagacGCCGCTCCTCTCGCCGGAACGCTTTGTCAAGCTCGGCATCGACCCGCCCAAGGGCGTGCTCCTCTTTGGGCCGCCGGGTACCGGCAAGACGCTCTGTGCACGTGCGGTGGCGAACCGCACGGACGCCACCTTTATCCGCGTCATTGGCTCAGAGCTGGTGCAAAAGTACGTGGGCGAGGGCGCGCGTatggtgcgcgagctcttTGAGCTTGCGCGCACGAAAAAGGCGTGCATCATCTTCTTTGACGAGATCGATGCGGTCGGCGGTATGCGCttcgacgacggcgcgggtGGCGACAACGAAGTGCAGCGGACGATGCTCGAGCTGATCAACCAGCTCGACGGTTTCGATGCGCGTGGCAATATCAAGGTGCTCATGGCGACCAACCGGCCGGACACGCTCGACCCGGCGCTCCTCCGCCCgggccgcctcgaccgccgcgtcgagttCGGCCTGCCGGACAATgagggccgtgcgcatATTCTGCGCATCCACGCGCGGTCCATGTCGGTCGAGCGGAATATCCGCTTTGATCTGATCGCGCGACTCTGCCCAAACACGACCGGTGCCGAactgcgcagcgtcgcgaccgaggcgggcaTGTTTGCCATTCGTGCCCACCGCAAGGTCGCGACCGAAAAGGACTTTTTGACGGCCGTCGAAAAGGTCGTGCGCCAGGGCAGCAAGTTCTCCAGCACGTCGCTCTACGCCCAGTACAATTAG
- a CDS encoding acetyl-CoA C-acetyltransferase (EggNog:ENOG503NV1W; COG:I), whose product MSNEVLIVSAVRTPVGAFQGVLKSQGAVDLGVVAAKAAIERAGIQPSDVEEAYFGCVLQGNLGQAPARQVVLRAGCPDTTEATTVNKVCASGMKAAALATQSIQLGLRDVMLVGGMESMSQSPFYLPRGGLAFGDATASDAILKDGLTDALDHQHMGLCAENTAKEHGITREAQDAYALQSYDRASAAWSAGAFADEIAPVTIRDRKGETVVKEDEEYKKLNKDKLTTLRPAFLKDGTVTAANASSLNDGASALILASHKAVAQHNLRAIAKVIATADAARAPVDFGIAPAKAIPIALERAGLSIDQIALFEINEAFSVVALANAQILGLDVAKVNTLGGGVSLGHPIGSSGSRIMVTLAHALKPGEFGVASVCNGGGGASAVVLQRL is encoded by the exons ATGAGCAACGAGGTGCTGATTGtgtcggcggtgcgcacgccggtgGGCGCATTCCAGGGTGTGCTCAAGAGCCAGGGTGCGGTGGATCTCGGCGTGGtcgcggccaaggccgcgaTTGAGCGCGCGGGGATCcagccgagcgacgtggAAGAGGCCTACTTTGGCTGCGTCCTCCAGGGAAACCTGGGGCaggcgcccgcgcgccAGGTCGTGCTCCGCGCGGGGTGCCCGGACACGACTGAGGCCACGACCGTGAACAAGgtgtgcgcgagcggcatgaaggccgcggcgctcgcgacgcagtCCATCCAGCtgggcctgcgcgacgtgatgctcgtcggcggcatggAAAGCATGAGCCAGTCGCCGTTCTAcctgccgcgcggcgggctGGCGTTTGGCGACGCAACGGCCTCGGACGCGATCCTCAAGGACGGCCtcaccgacgcgctcgaccaccAGCACATGGGTCTCTGTGCGGAAAACACGGCCAAGGAGCACGGCAtcacgcgcgaggcgcaggatgCGTACGCCTTGCAGTCGTACGaccgcgcgtcggccgcctggagcgccggcgcgttCGCCGACGAAATTGCCCCGGTCACGATCCGCGACCGCAAGGGCGAGACGGTCGTgaaggaggacgaggagtaCAAAAAGCTCAACAAGGACAAGCtcacgacgctgcgccctGCTTTCCTCAAGGACGGCACGGTGACGGCGGCCAACGCCAGCTCGCTCAACGACGGCGCAAGTGCACTGATCCTCGCGAGCCACAAGGCAGTCGCACAGCACAACCTGCGGGCGATCGCCAAGGTGATTG CGacggcggacgcggcgcgtgcgccggtcgACTTTGGCATCGCGCCAGCCAAGGCGATTCCCATcgccctcgagcgtgcAGGACTCTCCATCGACCAGATCGCGCTGTTTGAGATCAACGAGGCATTCTCGGTAGTGGCCCTCGCCAACGCCCAGATCCTCGGGCTGGACGTGGCCAAGGTCAACACGCTCGGTGgcggcgtctcgctcgGCCACCCGATCGGATCGTCGGGCTCGCGGATTATGGTCACCCTCGCACACGCCCTCAAGCCGGGAGAGTTTGGCGTGGCTAGCGTCTGCAAC ggcggcggcggcgcctcggcagtGGTCCTGCAGCGTTTGTAG
- the RIB3 gene encoding 3,4-dihydroxy-2-butanone-4-phosphate synthase (COG:H; EggNog:ENOG503NVCF) — MFDAIEAVVADYAAGKFVIMLDDENRENEGDLLIAASKITTEQMAWFIKHTSGFICLSLTPERLAQLDIPMMVPNNTEKHKTAYTITVDYVHDTTTGISAHDRALTARMLADPTLGATAADFSRPGHLNPLRYTTGGVQVRPGHTEAAVDLAKAANLPPAGLLCELVDADDALGGIAARDACLKFAKEHNIKVSSIERLREWQNAQK; from the coding sequence atgTTTGACGcgatcgaggcggtggTCGCGGACTATGCGGCGGGCAAGTTTGTGATtatgctcgacgacgagaacCGTGAGAACGAGGGCGATCTGCTGATCGCCGCGAGCAAGATCACGACCGAACAAATGGCCTGGTTTATCAAGCACACCAGCGGCTTCATCTGCCTCTCGCTCACGCCGgaacgcctcgcgcagctcgataTCCCCATGATGGTGCCGAACAACACGGAGAAGCACAAGACGGCCTATACGATCACGGTTGACTATGTCCACGACACGACCACCGGCATCTcggcgcacgaccgcgCACTCACGGCGCGCATGCTCGCCGACcccacgctcggcgccacggccgcTGACTTTTCGCGCCCGGGGCACCTCAACCCGCTGCGGTACACGACGGGGGGCGTGCAGGTGCGCCCGGGGCacaccgaggccgcggtcgatctcgccaaggccgccaACCTGCCGCCGGCCGGCTTGCTGTgcgagctggtcgatgcggacgatgcgctcggcggcattgcggcgcgcgacgcgtgcctCAAGTTTGCCAAGGAGCACAATATCAAGGTCTCGTcgatcgagcgcctgcgcgagtgGCAGAATGCGCAAAAGTAA
- the rrp4 gene encoding Exosome complex component rrp4 (BUSCO:EOG09263IQ5; COG:J; EggNog:ENOG503NWAX), whose protein sequence is MAAPFSVVRAGAHAGAAGAYVHCSGDGPAHASDAGERVPDDALYEEQDSGSLVAMPGQAVASSTLYMRGHGCYIDPTYSEIVSLLSGSVDRVNKLISVRPVRTRYRPEVGDLVVGRITEVQARRWKVDIGSKTDASLLLSSINLPGGVQRKKLESDELQMRAFFQEGDLLVAEVQSLFQDGSVGLHTRSLRYGKLRNGALVSVPPVLVRRHKSHFLTLAQLHDGAVDLVLGLNGLIWVAKHIPFDVTKAEGEGEVTEIVGPNGRGVAMDVDGVYSDVNETIPPSTRSAISLVCFVLTILAHYSLPVTEAAIEQGCALVEASDTPCDATSAAGRRLAEQIALGLQ, encoded by the coding sequence ATGGCAGCGCCTTTTTCGGTGGTGCGTGCCGGGGCCCAtgcgggcgccgccggtgcgtACGTGCACTGCTCGGGCGATGGCCCAGCGCATGCGTCGGATGCGGGTGAGCGTGTGccggacgatgcgctgtACGAGGAGCAGGACAGCGGATCGCTGGTTGCGATGCCCGGCCAGGCCGtggcgtcgagcacgctgTACATGCGCGGCCACGGCTGCTACATTGACCCTACGTACAGCGAGATTGTGTCGCTGCTGAGCGGTTCGGTGGACCGTGTGAACAAGCTGATTAGCGTGCGcccggtgcgcacgcgctaCCGCCccgaggtcggcgacctggTCGTGGGCCGCATCAccgaggtgcaggcgcggcggtggaAGGTGGATATCGGGAGCAAGACGGATGCGTCGCTGCTCCTCTCGTCGATCAACCTGCCGGGTGGTGTGCAGCGCAAAAAGCTCGAGtcggacgagctgcagatGCGCGCCTTTTTCCAGGAAGGCGATCTGCTCGTTGCCGAGGTCCAGTCCCTCTTTCAGGACGGGAGTGTAGGCCTGCAtacgcgctcgctgcggtacggcaagctgcgcaacgGTGCGCTGGTCTCGGtgccgccggtgctcgtgcggcggcaCAAGAGCCACTTTTTGAccctggcgcagctccaCGACGGCGCCGTGGACCTGGTGCTGGGCTTGAATGGCCTGATCTGGGTCGCAAAGCACATCCCCTTTGACGTGACCAAGGCGGAAGGCGAGGGCGAGGTCACCGAGATCGTCGGCCCCAATGGCCGCGGGGTTGCGATggacgtcgacggcgtCTACAGCGATGTGAACGAGACGATTCCCCCCAGCACCCGAAGTGCCATCTCGCTCGTATGCTTTGTCCTGACCATCCTCGCGCACTACTCGCTGCCGGtcaccgaggcggcgatcgagcagggctgcgcgctcgtcgaggcgagCGATACACCGTGCGAcgcgacgtcggcagcgggccggcgcctcgcggagcAAATCGCTCTTGGCCTGCAGTAG
- the MMS2 gene encoding E2 ubiquitin-conjugating protein mms2 (COG:O; EggNog:ENOG503P28S; BUSCO:EOG09264UD3): MAQVPRNFRLLEELEKGEKGLGNGSCSYGLDENDDILMSKWNATILGPSNSVHQNRIYSLRLLCGERYPDQPPEVWFETKINLPCVRQADGKVDPSQFAPLARWRRDFTMESVLTELRREMALPNNRKLPQPPEGSTYT; encoded by the exons ATGGCGCAAG TCCCCCGCAACTttcgcctgctcgaggagctcgagaaaGGCGAGAAAGGCCTCGGAAATGGCTCGTGCTCGTACGGCCTGGACGAGAACGACGACATTT TAATGTCCAAGTGGAATGCGACGATTCTTGGCCCGAGCAACTCGGTGCACCAAAACCGGATCTATTCGCTGCGCCTCCTCTGTGGCGAGCGCTACCCCGATCAGCCGCCCGAGGTGTGGTTCGAGACAAAGATCAACCTGCCGTGCGTCCGCCAGGCGGACGGCAAGGTCGACCCGTCGCAgtttgcgccgctcgcacgcTGGCGCCGCGACTTTACCATGGAGAGCGTTCTgaccgagctgcgtcg GGAAATGGCGCTGCCCAACAACCGCAAGCTGCCGCAGCCGCCCGAGGGATCTACGTATACATAG